One segment of Spodoptera frugiperda isolate SF20-4 chromosome 5, AGI-APGP_CSIRO_Sfru_2.0, whole genome shotgun sequence DNA contains the following:
- the LOC118272133 gene encoding beta-1,4-N-acetylgalactosaminyltransferase bre-4-like translates to MNTYFPVRKIIKAVSTQRCSKRERHASLQECLESVKDHRRRRWRWKPWGVLVCLSAALLYFTVTKHLDKIYYEKIVEQELLDENYAENLKTSSIDTPHNVSATTEAKTPSVKYNDLPFCIRRRLHNETLKALAKFHLNLTSVNISQENVFPGVLKGGSYHPPECRNRFRVGIVVPSQYRNREQNLGIFLNNIHPFLMRQKLEYQIFVIEQDGNDLFNKGRLFNAGYKEMMKFNKFFCVIFHDLDLLPLDENIMYNCPTLPRHMCAHVNDTDIRREFNITYSFKSLFGGVVSMTMEQFNRANGFSNLYFGWGAEDNDMFWRLHAAGYPVVRYQKSVGTYLVLPHKREPANPYRFHLLSRAVERYKQDGLSNLEYYVLATYFRPLCTHIVVDINPRDDNITALNLKWGKSYHKF, encoded by the exons ATGAACACATATTTTCCTGTGAGAAAGATTATTAAAGCTGTTTCTACACAACGCTGTtcta AACGGGAACGCCATGCATCTCTTCAAGAATGTCTGGAATCTGTCAAAGATCACCGGAGACGTCGATGGAGGTGGAAACCCTGGGGCGTCCTCGTGTGCCTGTCGGCTGCACTGCTGTACTTCACCGTGACTAAACATCTCGACAAAATATACTACGAGAAGATTGTGGAACAGGAACTGCTTGATGAAAACT ACGCCGAGAATCTTAAAACATCCTCAATTGATACGCCCCACAATGTCAGCGCTACTACCGAGGCAA AGACTCCATCAGTAAAATACAACGATCTACCATTCTGTATCCGCAGAAGACTGCACAATGAGACATTGAAGGCAttag CAAAATTCCACTTGAATTTGACCAGTGTGAATATATCACAGGAGAATGTTTTTCCCGGCGTTCTTAAAGGAGGTTCCTATCATCCACCGGAATGTAGGAATAGATTCCGCGTCGGAATTGTTGTACCTTCACAATACAG GAACCGAGAACAAAATCTTGGTATTTTCCTAAACAACATCCATCCGTTCTTGATGCGTCAGAAGCTTGAGTATCAAATATTTGTCATCGAGCAGGATG GTAACGATCTATTCAACAAAGGTCGCCTGTTCAACGCTGGGTATAAAGAGATGATGAAGTTCAACAAGTTCTTCTGCGTCATTTTCCATGATCTGGACTTGCTGCCTCTTGACGAGAACATCATGTACAATTGCCCAACTTTGCCCAGGCATATGTGTGCCCACGTTAATGACACCGATATTCGAAGGGAGTTTAA TATAACATATTCGTTTAAATCCTTATTCGGCGGTGTGGTCTCAATGACTATGGAGCAGTTTAACAGAGCCAACGGTTTCTCCAACTTGTACTTCGGATGGGGGGCAGAGGATAATGACATGTTCTGGAG GCTCCACGCTGCCGGGTACCCAGTGGTGAGATACCAGAAGTCTGTGGGGACGTACCTCGTGTTACCACATAAAAGAGAGCCAGCCAATCCATACAG GTTCCACCTCCTCAGCCGAGCTGTGGAGAGGTACAAACAAGATGGCCTCTCCAACCTGGAATATTACGTCCTAGCTACGTATTTCCGTCCTCTTTGCACGCATATTGTCGTTGATATTAACCCTAGGGATGACAATATTACTGCCCTCAACCTTAAATGGGGTAAAAGTTATCataaattctaa